The nucleotide sequence CCCATCTACCCGCGGCTTTCCCTTTCCTTGAAGCACGCACGAGGGGAACACAAACGAAACCCACCCTCCCCGTCCGTACGTCTCTCGCCCCCtccacccgtcgccgccgccgtcgcccccctcCCCGATTCGAGGGCGCCCCGGCCCTTGCTCCCGCCCCAGCCTCCGCTCGCCGGCCGCGCCGACCCCCTAGAGCTCGCcagcaccgccaccaccaccacggtGGCCACTCCTCCGCGGCGCGCGCTGGTGGGCGATGCGATCGGATGaggtgtgggcggcggcggcggcggtgctacgtggagaagaggaggaggaggaggtggtggtccaGCTTCCCCGCGGCGGCGCCGCACCAGCCCTACGGAGCGGAGGCCGGTGATGGCCCCCACCGCGGAGCCGGCGTCCGCGGCGCCGCCGCGGCGCCCGCGCTCGGGCCCGCCCCCCGGGCTCAAGAACCTCGGCAACACCTGCTACCTCAACAGCGTGCTCCAGTGCCTCGCCTCCACGCCTCCGCTCGCCAGCTTCTGCCTCGCCTCCCGCCACTCCAATCTATGTACCAAACCCTAGCTCCCGCTTCCCCCTGCTCTAATCTGTATCTGTTGCAATTCGTCGCCGTCAGAAGCTAATTCGATATTTATGTCGGTCCGTTTGCTTTGTACAGGCAAAAAGGTGTTCCCCAACAGGGACAAGGAGTGCGCCTTCTGCGTGCTGGAGCGGCAGATTGTGCGGCAGCTTCGGGCGGAGGCAGGGGCTCTGGACTCGCCGGGGAAGGTCCTCCGCAGCCTGCCGCTCTTTGCCGAGCACTTCCGGTGGGGGCGCCAGGAGGACGCCCACGAGTTCCTGCGCTACGTCATAGACGCCTGTCACACTGCTTGCCTCCGCATACGCAAGCGCCTCCCCGTGGTAACTGCCAATGGAGACTGTGGCCCGGAGGAGGGCCGAGGTCAGGGGAGCTGTATGGTGATGAGGGAGACATTTGGCGGGGCGCTGCTCAGCCAGGTGAAGTGCCTTGTGTGCAAGGGGGAGTCGAACAAGACCGACGAGATCATGGACCTCAGCCTCGACCTGCTCGGGACCAGTTCTGTTGGGGATGCCCTTACATGCTTCTTCAAGCCTGAGGTATTGGAGGGTGCAAACAAATACAGTTGTGAAAGGTATGATACCGAGTCTTCCCAACTACTGGAAAATATGTATATTCAGAATCAACTAGGTTTTGCTATTTACTATGAGATTGAAATGCAAAAATGTTTTGGAGAAAACGTATGTTCGGTTCACTAGATTTTCAGATGAAATATTAGGATTCCATGCCAGGAAGGATTTTCATCACTCGCCCATTTTGGTTGCGAGAATCCCTATGGAAAAATGTATGGTCAACTTCCTTTTTGATGGCCATCACCAATCCATGTACTTCGGTGGCTAATTGGAGGATACAAGTATAAACAGGGAGCAAAGTGTGTTTGAGTTTTCTGAGAGAGGGCAAAGTCTTGACATGTTAAAATATGTGGAGCAGTTAATTAAGCTTCACTATTGTCTTGTAGTTTTAGTATTTCGTGGACAGATTACAATTTCTTTTGTTTGTTCTATCGCTCATCGTTCACCTATTCGCCCCCTCTTCCTCTGTATATCCAATTCCTGTGGTGTTGCATCCATTTGAATTCTTATATATTTTTCCTTTGTTATCAAACATGCATTTAAATTGTGAAATGTGGATTTTGGTATTACAGATGCAAGAAACTCACCTCAGCTCGGAAGCAAATGTTCATACTCAAGGCACCTAAGGTTCTTGTTATACAACTCAAGGTTCTAAATCTTTCCCCTGATTTCTTTATTGTGCAAAGAACTTATCTCTTCTATTTTACTTGGGTTATGCTTAAAAGGGATTGCTCATGATCTATTTCTGTTTCCATTTTTGGTGAACTGCTATTAGAGGTTCGATGGAATACATGGTGGGAAGATCAATAGGAACATAGAGTTCAAGGAAGGTCTTGTTCTTTCCGACTTCATGTATGACAAAAACCAGGTATGATACCGTTTGATTGTCACGTGGTTTAGAGTACTGTTGACATTATCCAGGTAGGCGATATTGTGGATGTAAAACTAGTCATGAAAGCAATATACTCCGCATGTAATCAGCTGCTCATGATCACATATGTTACCTTGTTGATTGATATAGTTTTACCATGCAACTTTGTTATGATTATGTTATTACAGGGTACCATCAGTTTCTAGTTAGCTCGGAACTCCTTTAGGAATTATGGGTTAGATTGACTCTCTGGTTCACTGGACCAAAGTTCAAAATCATGAACAGTGAGTTTTACGTGAAtgattttgaaataaacaatacgAAAAATGATGAAAACAACATAGTTCACAACAATCAAGCTCATCTTAAAAGATGTGTTGCTTAGTTCTGAAAGTTCTGTCTGAGCTAGTGTAATTGTTGAAGCAACAATTGCTCAGATCCTGGCATTTTTTTTCTATTGGTAAATTAACCTGAATGTGTAAAAAGGCAGACGTATATCACTACACATAGCAAATTTGAGCTCTGATAACTGTTTTAGCAATTTCTAAATCTCCTCAGAACACTCGATAGAGCCAAGTAATTGTAGGGAAGTAACTTTCTGTCCTGTTTTGATATTACCCAGCTCTTATCTTCTATTTTACTTATGCGCTTCTTCTCTGCTTCGGTGAAACCAGGCTGCTGATTCTGTCCCAGACAAAAAAAGGAATATACTGATTAATAAGTAACTCTCTTTAAGGTTGTGAACTGTATGTATCTGAACTAAAGCATACCTGTCTGTTTGCATGATGATCTTATAAACTGTGTCCAAGTGCTAGCTTAATTTGTTCTTAGTATGCATTAGCTATATTTCTATTTGTTTCTTTGCGGTGACAAGATAGCATTCTTGTTTCCTGACTTTATGATTTTGTTGGTGTAGACGTAGTTGGAGTTATGCAGATCAGATTTGGAATCTTGGATACAAGTTAAACTTCATGGCTCAGAAAGGAAAACCATAGAAGAGTTTTTATCTAGTTACATGCGACCGAGCTATAGAAGTGCACCCCAGTAAAAATAATGTTTGAAGTATCCTGTAAAATCTTCAAGGCGCCATTTATGCGTGCTCCCTTCTATTTAATCTTTAGTGGTAAATACAAACGGACTTCGGAAATTGTTTCTGGGTGAATGTCAGAGAGGGTCAATGTCAGTTTTTAAAACCATACATTATGTTCTCAACacttctaaacttctaatgcagtatAACATTAAAATCTTCTAATGAATTCATTGTACCCGTTGATCTTCACGGAAGCTTTGTGGTTATCAACAAAATATCTTGTGTCTAATAAATTAGGACAATAACTAGTGCTTTGCATGCCCTTTACATGGTTATTTATACCTGAATGGAATGCGTTCTGTAGTTGATGTTTCAGTAATAGCTCGCCTGCCGGTCTCGGAATAATGCATGATTTTTTTTTACTGCATGAAGCTACAAATGCACCAACAAAGGTGCCAGTAGTGAGACCTGAGTGGGTGTGAATAGCATATCTTAATAATGTATTTTTGTTCCAAGAAACTTTTTATATTATTAATGACATTAACGAGTAGCGCCTGATTACTTTCCATATttccaaatattattttggatATTTTAGTGCAGTCCTTTGTCTGAACATTTGTTCACGATAACTTCTTTTGATTTTATTGCTTGGATCTGCAGGACCCACAACCGGTATATAATCTTTTTGGCAGCATCGTCCATTCAGGTTTCTCCCAAGATTCCGGTCATTACTATGCATATGTTAAGGTAAATAGGCTATTCAGTCAGTGTCTAAACTTCTTCAGTTCTATTGCCCTAACATCTTACTAAATGTTTCTGCCAAAAACATTTTGCTAAATGTACTGGGAACTTGAATTGCATGCAGGATGCTGCTGGTCGCTGGTACTGTTGTAATGATTCTCATGTCTCCCTCTCAAGCTCTCAGGACGTTTTGACTGAGAAGGTCTATATCCTATTCTATATACTGAGTTCCAAAACTCAAAAAAATAGCACAAATGGTTACTCTTCTAGTGCAGTTAAATCTTCCAACACCAATGGGAATGGCATATCAAGTGCCGCATGTAGTGAGCCCCTGAAGATACCATTAGTGAAGCAGAATGGCTCATGCTCTACTAAAGGTATTGTGCCACTACCCCTAAAGAATGGCAAGATTGCACCAGGTCTACAGTTCAAGCCGATCCACTTGAAGAATACAGGAACAGAGAAGGTTGCATCAAATGGCAAACCGCACCCCATTTTGAGAAAGCCAGAAGTTAATGAAGCCACAACACTAGTGGAATCGAACGGATGCGGACCTGGAAAATCTGCAGAACCCAGTGAAGGGTATGCTAATGATAGTATTTCCTGCGATAAGTTGGATGCTGATTCACAAAGAATGTTGCAAGGCACAGATGGAAATGGACATCCAGTTCATTTTGTTGGCCTCCAAGAGACCAGTGGTGCCAAGGCCACGTGTGCTGAAAAACCCCCTGAACAGCCATCTAGTGTTGTTACCTCAACATTGGACAAGAACATTTGTAGTTCAGAAAAGGGTCCTAAAAGTTCAGTTTTACACCCTGAAGTATCTGCTGACTCAGTCAAAGCAGTGGTGGCTTCAGCCAAGGACTTGAAGCATCATCTTGAAGAAGGAAAATTTAAGGAAATGTAAGTCTTGAATTGACAGTGTTATTGCTTTTCCTATTCGTATTTCTTTCCATGAAACACCAACTGTCCATTCAGTTGCTTTATTCTCCTCCTGTAGTTTTCAGACATTGAACAATGAACACCTTCCATGTTTACTGCTTTAGCTTTGATTATTTTGAACTGAGTCTGCACCATTGTTTACTGGTTTAGCTTTGATTATTTTGAACTGAGTCCACACCCATCGCTATGAAGATACATTAAACAACAAATATTAGGCTATCATGGTTTGAACATCGTTGAAATTTGCATTGCAAATGTGCAAGTGGTGTATGTTGCAAACTAAAGCTTATGGTTCATGCATGTCCGTTTTCAATAGGAAGTATCAACTTAAGGATCTAACGTTGCATGAAGCTTGGATAGACTAGATTCATATATTATTCAAGGATGACATGGATCGGTACTTCGTGAATAATCCCTCAGATATAAGAATTCATGCATGAAGGCTGTAACACCTTTTGAATATTCGCATCCAGCTGAACCTAATTCAGTGACTGATATGCCAGTCACTAAGCTAGCATATCTGCACTGCATGCTTCACCATTTTACTATTTTTCTTTATTATCTTTGACGCCTAGGTTTTAATTTGTGTTGTCAGCTGTAGTAATTTCATGATGCTTACTGcctgttttattaattaaaatttccAGGCTTGCTGAATCAGCATCTTCTGAGCTTCGGTCCTCTGGTTGGGCAGATGATGTATGTAGTTTTATGCGTTCTGCAAAGAGGCAGTGTATACAGAACACAGGCACGTCTCAAGATAGTGAGGCAATCAGGTGAAGTGCTTTGCTCCAAGTTTTTTCTGCTTCAGCTTTATTTTTCTGTTGCTTTAAAATATATTTATATATGGAACTGTTCTTTTGCTCGTAAGATAGACAGGGTAACTTAATGCTCTGCACACTGCTATTATGGTATTTCGATTTCTTATTACTCTACTAAGCCATATCCTTGTGCCATTTAGCACTGTGTTACTCTAAAATGAGTGAATAGACACagtaaaacatgtctatatacatctgattcagaaaaaagtagaacatcttatatttgtgaacggagggagtacctttgtAGGGAATCTTTTAGTTTTCTAGCTAAGTTATTTTTCGGCATCCCCAGCATATGCCAAATATGAGAATTTATTTTCCACTGTGTGTGATCATCATTACACTCGTGGGTGGTGTGTCCACATCGTCCAATGTGTCTAATATTTGTCTAATATTGTATATGTATGCTTTCTCCTGTAATGCAGGAAGCAGCTAATAAGTGATTCTGGAAGAGTATTTAGGTCCAAAATTCCAGAGTTACTGCGGGAAGATCTGATTCAATCCCTGAGATCATACTTTGAGGATAAATTTTGACTGGATGCTTAAGCTTGTGTGGGCCTTGTTTAAAAGGTAATACACAATTTACTTATATATTTTCCAACCATTGTAAAGAATCTTACGAGGGATTTTGTGTGTCATGTGTACATACATTTTTATGCTCTTCCCCTTTTGTTTCAATTTTTAATGTATCTTATGCTTGACAATTTAGGTGCCAGTGGTCTACTAGGAGCTCCATGCACGTCTGGCTTATTTTTGAGGCGTTTTGTTCCCTGAGATGAGATGAGGTTGAGAAGTAGAGCGACGTGTAAAGCTTTGCCTCCTTTTTGCTGTTGTCCCCCATGCTATACTGTAGGCTTGAAACCCCACAATCAGCACCCCTTTCTTCTGTTTCTAGCATGTAGCAGCAGACTATTTCTTATTCCCCCCCTTTGTACAATTATAAGTGGTAGACCCCCTTGTACAATTATAACTGGTAGATTAGCTCATGAATTTCTTGGGTTTTGACCCGGTCTCGAAATAAACCTGTTGATGGTTTTAATTATATATGATCGGTTACTTTCAGTTATGCTCTTCAGTTATCTTGGTGTCATTTTGCAAAATGGTTGATCGATTCCGGAGATGATGATGATCTATCAAAAGCGACAT is from Triticum aestivum cultivar Chinese Spring chromosome 1B, IWGSC CS RefSeq v2.1, whole genome shotgun sequence and encodes:
- the LOC123139538 gene encoding ubiquitin carboxyl-terminal hydrolase 25, whose product is MAPTAEPASAAPPRRPRSGPPPGLKNLGNTCYLNSVLQCLASTPPLASFCLASRHSNLCKKVFPNRDKECAFCVLERQIVRQLRAEAGALDSPGKVLRSLPLFAEHFRWGRQEDAHEFLRYVIDACHTACLRIRKRLPVVTANGDCGPEEGRGQGSCMVMRETFGGALLSQVKCLVCKGESNKTDEIMDLSLDLLGTSSVGDALTCFFKPEVLEGANKYSCERCKKLTSARKQMFILKAPKVLVIQLKRFDGIHGGKINRNIEFKEGLVLSDFMYDKNQDPQPVYNLFGSIVHSGFSQDSGHYYAYVKDAAGRWYCCNDSHVSLSSSQDVLTEKVYILFYILSSKTQKNSTNGYSSSAVKSSNTNGNGISSAACSEPLKIPLVKQNGSCSTKGIVPLPLKNGKIAPGLQFKPIHLKNTGTEKVASNGKPHPILRKPEVNEATTLVESNGCGPGKSAEPSEGYANDSISCDKLDADSQRMLQGTDGNGHPVHFVGLQETSGAKATCAEKPPEQPSSVVTSTLDKNICSSEKGPKSSVLHPEVSADSVKAVVASAKDLKHHLEEGKFKEMLAESASSELRSSGWADDVCSFMRSAKRQCIQNTGTSQDSEAIRKQLISDSGRVFRSKIPELLREDLIQSLRSYFEDKF